The sequence below is a genomic window from Nostoc flagelliforme CCNUN1.
TCTAGCTCATAGTAATACTACAGGTAAGCGTCGGCTACGTCTCTTAGAGTTATTGAATACTTTGGGTTATGAAAATTATCTCCAGGAAGTTCAGCAGCGTCTACCTTTTTCTCTTTTGTATAGTGACCTAACCCCCCAACCCCCTTCCCTATTAGGGAAGGGGGAGGAATTTTCTACTCTTTTGCAAGGAGAAGAGAAATATCGGCATATTGGCATCCATCCCCAACGTCAGAAAGGCTTATTTTACATTGGTGTCGTGTTACCCCTTGGGCGATTGGAGAGTAGCCAGATACGGGGTTTAGCAGATTTAGCAACAAAATATGGCAGTGGAACTCTCAGGCTAACTCCTTGGCAAAATTTGCTGCTAACAGATATTCCTCAACAATGGGTTGGCGATGTCCTGCGAGAAATTGCTTTCTTAGGATTGGATTCCTCAGGAACCAACATTAAGAGTGCATTAGTTGCCTGTTCTGGAAAAAAGGGTTGCGCCGCTTCTGCCACGGACACCAAAGATCATGCATTAGCATTAGCAGAGTATCTTGAAACTCGCGTTACTCTGGATTGTCCAGTTAATATCCACTTTAGCGGCTGCGAAAAATCCTGCGCCCAGCATAGCAAGAGTGATATTACTCTGCTAGGTGTCAGCATTGAGGGTGACAATGGAACTGTGGAGGGCTATCACGTTTATGTTGGGGACAGCAAGCACAAATTCGGACGTGAACTATATCAAAATGTAACTTTTGTTGAACTACCGACATTAATAGAGCGGATGCTATATGTATATAAAATTCAACGTCTAAATTCTGATGAGTCTTTTGGGACATTTGCTAATCGATATGCGATCGCCCAATTACAGCAGTTATTTAATATTATTCCTAAATCATTTGTGAATAACAAGATTCCCAACTTTCTAGAGAAGTCGGCAATCTAAGCCTTTTGATTTTAATTCCAAAATCTAAAATCCCAAATCGAATGCCCGACTATATCCGAGATGCCAACGAAATTTACCGCAATTCTTTTGCAATCATCCGGTCAGAAGCAAACCTAGATGTGCTACCACTAGATGTAGCAAAAGTTGCTGTACGTCTCATTCATGCCTGTGGAATGACGGATATTGTCACTGACTTGGGATATTCGCCAACAGCAGTGCAATCCGCAAGGGCAGCACTAGCAGCAGGAGCGCCAATTCTGTGCGATTGCCGGATGGTTGCCGATGGCGTTACCAGGCGACGTTTGTCTGCAAATAATCAAGTTATCTGTACCCTCAACGAGCCGGAAGTGCCAGAACTTGCCCAGCGTCTGGGTACTACAAGGTCGGCGGCAGCTTTAGAATTATGGCGATCGCACCTCGAAGGATCGGTGATTGCAATTGGCAATGCGCCCACAGCACTATTCCGGCTATTAGAAATGCTTGATGAAGGAGTGCCGAAACCTGCTATTATCTTAGGCTTTCCAGTGGGGTTTGTCGGTGCAGCCGAATCAAAAGCCGCATTGGCAGCAGACAGCAGGAATGTACCATTTTTAACCTTACATGGTCGGCGCGGTGGAAGTGCGATCGCAGCCGCAGCAGTTAACGCCCTGGCAACGGAGGAAGAATGAATATGGAAACCAAAGGTCGTCTTTATGGAATTGGTGTCGGGCCAGGCGATCCCGAACTATTGACTCTGAAAGCACTGCGGTTATTACGTGCGGCTCCTGTGGTAGCCTATCAATCAGCCATAGATAAAGAAAGTATTGCTAGAGCGATCGTGGCGCAGTATCTACCTGGCAATCAAATTGAGGTGTTATTTCACCTCCCCCGCGCCTTGGAGCCAGAAAAGGCCAAGTCTATTTATGATAAAGAAATTGAACCAATCGCCGACCATTTAGCAGCCGGTCGAGATGTAGTGGTCCTATGCGAGGGCGATCCATTTTTCTATGGTTCGTTCATGTACCTATTCACGCGGTTATGTGACCAGTACGAAACAGAAGTTGTCCCCGGAGTTTCCTCGCTGATGGCTTGTCCGGTAGCCTTGGGTGTACCTTTCACCTACTACACCGATATCCTCACAGTCTTACCCGCGCCATTGCCAGCAGAAGAACTGACTACACATCTGCTGATGACCGACGCAGCCGCAATTATGAAGCTAGGTCGTCACTTTACCAAAGTACGAGATATTCTGCATAAATTAGGGCTAGCATCACGGGCAAGATATATTGAGCGGGCATCAACATCACAGCAACGCATCATACCTCTGGATGAAGTTGATCCAGATGAAGTACCTTATTTCTCAATGATTGTGATTCCAACTAAGAATCGACTATAAACCTGTGACATCCTCAAGCCACGAAATCGGCGTAATGATTGGGCTATTTCAGTGAAAGTTGTATCATGTCCGGCAGATTAGTTATAATTGCTGCATCTGTGCAATAACTTGAAAACTCTTTTTTCCCCTGCTCCCTGCCCCCTTGCGCTCTTAATGATAAGTCTTTAACCGGACACGATATTAGACTTACAAGAGAAGGCAGGAGGCAGATAGCGCAGCGTAAAGCTAACTCTTG
It includes:
- the cobG gene encoding precorrin-3B synthase, producing MLSGFATCPGLFYATPAADGILSRIRIPGGIISSQQCRAIADIAEQHGGGYVDVTNRANLQVREIRTGINAEVLKHLQDIGLGSRNPVVDHIRNIMTSPTAGIDPLELIDTRPFVQGWDNYIAAHPALSGLSAKFSVCFDGGGIIRVCDRLNDILFAAVLVDGNVYFRLHLSVGAKGQPPSDMGILLPPEKCLPVLAGLADVYLAHSNTTGKRRLRLLELLNTLGYENYLQEVQQRLPFSLLYSDLTPQPPSLLGKGEEFSTLLQGEEKYRHIGIHPQRQKGLFYIGVVLPLGRLESSQIRGLADLATKYGSGTLRLTPWQNLLLTDIPQQWVGDVLREIAFLGLDSSGTNIKSALVACSGKKGCAASATDTKDHALALAEYLETRVTLDCPVNIHFSGCEKSCAQHSKSDITLLGVSIEGDNGTVEGYHVYVGDSKHKFGRELYQNVTFVELPTLIERMLYVYKIQRLNSDESFGTFANRYAIAQLQQLFNIIPKSFVNNKIPNFLEKSAI
- a CDS encoding precorrin-8X methylmutase — its product is MPDYIRDANEIYRNSFAIIRSEANLDVLPLDVAKVAVRLIHACGMTDIVTDLGYSPTAVQSARAALAAGAPILCDCRMVADGVTRRRLSANNQVICTLNEPEVPELAQRLGTTRSAAALELWRSHLEGSVIAIGNAPTALFRLLEMLDEGVPKPAIILGFPVGFVGAAESKAALAADSRNVPFLTLHGRRGGSAIAAAAVNALATEEE
- a CDS encoding precorrin-2 C(20)-methyltransferase — its product is METKGRLYGIGVGPGDPELLTLKALRLLRAAPVVAYQSAIDKESIARAIVAQYLPGNQIEVLFHLPRALEPEKAKSIYDKEIEPIADHLAAGRDVVVLCEGDPFFYGSFMYLFTRLCDQYETEVVPGVSSLMACPVALGVPFTYYTDILTVLPAPLPAEELTTHLLMTDAAAIMKLGRHFTKVRDILHKLGLASRARYIERASTSQQRIIPLDEVDPDEVPYFSMIVIPTKNRL